CGTGAAGTTGATGGAGTTGAGAACGACTTCGGCAAAGTCGTCTGGAAGCTTCTTTGTCTTTTTGTATGTGTCGTCTATTTCCTTCGCCTTTTTGGGCTCCTCCTCAGCGCTTAGGGTTCCAGACATCTTAAGCGTGCCAACCCCGCTTTCATACTTGACTATGTAAGTGTATTTGAGCTTGACATTTTTGCCGTTCACAGACACTTCCTGTATCTGTATGTCAATCCCGATGCCGGCAATGTTGTCCTCCTTGTCCCTTTTTGCCTCAACATAATCTATTGTTCCGCCTGTAATCATAAGTCTCACCTTAGTTTTAGTTTTTTTCGCCCTGGCGCCTGCAACGGGGCGTTCAATCAAGGCGCAACCGCAAAGCCGCCGCCTTGTAAAAATTGCCAAAGCAAGCTTTATATCTCTCTGCTTGCTGCCCAGTCCACTATTGCGGGTTTATGTTTGCAGCCTGGCCAGGCTTGAGCACAACCGGCTTGGTTGTTTCACCAAGCCTTCTTACAAACTCGTCAGCGCCCTGCTCTAGATTGTCGTGGGTTCCATAGTGCATTGGTATGGCGTATTTGAATTTTGCCAGCCTGCACACGGAAGCCGCATCATTGTCGTCCATGGTGTATGTTCCGCCTATTGGAAGCAGAGCGACTGTCGCCGAATTTGCCTCAATTCCAGTGTAATTGTAGGTGTCTCCTGCATGATATACTGACAAGCCCCCCATTTGGACAATGTAGCCTACAGGGCATTGCGACTGCGGGTGCACGGCTTTGGCAACCTTTACCCGCACGCCCCTGGCGCTAAACTCCTGCCCTGCCTTAATCTGCATCATTAGCCTTGGATTTATGTCAAGCTTTCCAATTGCCTGCACAGGGCCCACAACTGTTGCGTTTGTCCGCTCAACAATCCGTTTTATGGCCTGGGAGTCAAAGTGCCCTGCATGCTCGTGCGTTACAAGCACAAGGTCAACCCCCCTGACAGTTTCAGTGTCAAGCGCGCTTGGAATCAGCCTCTGCCTTCCCTCAATGACTTGTGCATTGCATGGGTCAATCATTACGGATGCACCCTGCGCCTCAAGCTGGAAGCTTGAATGCCCAAAATAAGTTATTTTCACTGGCATTTGAACACCACTCAAAACAAAGCCCTTACAAGTCGCCTTGGTTTTTTGCCTCGGCAGCCTGCCAGGCATAGACATTTTACTAAATGCATGTGCATCTTTAAATAGGTGCTAGTTGAAAAAATTTCATGGGAGATTTGGCACAAGCGGGTGCTTGCCGGAATGGGGGGCAAAGCAGGCAAAATTACATCTTGCCCAGGATTGCTCTGGCATTCCTTTTTCTTTTCATAATGGCCGGGGGGGCATCTGCCGAGTTCTTGCTCCGCTCGGTTTCAATCAACATTGAGGCCCAAAAAAACGGCGATGCCCACATAACGGAGGAAATCTCACTTTACCTAAATTCAAAGGACTCGGTGGAGCTTTACAAAAGCGGCATTGCAATAAACGACTTGGGCTCGTGGAAAACCAGAACAGGCATTGAGGAGGTCAGGTACCACGTTTCCTCTGCTTACGTGGGTGTTGAGAACCTGAGAATCAAGCCCCAAAAGGTCAAAAAATGCAGCCAGGATTACGGCACTTGCAATGCCATTTTGATAATTGACTATGTGGCCACTCCAATCTTCAACAAGACCGGAAAGGTTGAGGGAACAGGCGTGTTTTTAGTTGAGCAAAACAAGCCGCGCACAATCCGCTACTCAATTAACCCCAAAGCACTTTCCCTCAAGGTCAATGATGAACGCGACATTATACTCGACCGACAGACCACACTTACAATTTCAATTCCCAAAAACTCCCTTGTGGAATCTGTCCAGCCCCTTCCTTCGGCCTTGTCAGAGCAGAACATAAAGGTGCCGTTCAATGACATAAACACGCTAAGCTGGAGGGACGAAATACTCTCAAAATATGAGCTTGTATTCATCCGCGAGGAGTCCCTTGAATCCGAAATACTGCAGTTTTTCAGCAACGCAAGCAGGAAAGTTTCGGGTCTTATCATGGGGCCTGAAGGGCTTGCATTGATAATCATCCTTGCGATTGCAGGTTCATCTTATGTTTATCTCAACTTGGTTGGCAAGAAGTCAAGACAGGAGCAATGAGGGAGCAATAACAAGCAAACTGAAGTCCCATTCCAATGCAGGCTGCGTGATTCTCAAAAGCTGCATGAGGTAATTTTTGTGCAAAAACCCGAACACTTCCCGTCGCAGCTGCACCAGCTTGAAAAGAGGCTTTTGTCCGCCCTTTCCCAAAGCCACCAAGGCATGCCTGCGTGCGCCTCTGCTGCAGGGCTTTTGCCTGATGAGGCCTCAAGGGCCGCGATATGGCTTGAGGAAAAAGGCCTCGTGTCAATCAAAAGGCACAGTGCAATTTCCTACGGGCTTTCATGCGAGGGCGGCCAGTTTCTCAGCGCCGGCCTTCCTGAGCTTCGGGTTGTGCAAAAGGCCATTAATGGAGCCGGGATAGGCTCTCTTGACGAGCAAGAGAAAAAAATAGGCATTTCCTGGGCAAAGCGCAAGGGCTGGATATCACTGCAAGGCGGGGCCGTCTCTCCGACTTCTCAAGGGATGGAGGCCTTGAAGTCTGGCAGCCTGCAAGATTCCTTGCGGCAAATCCAGCAAGGCAGGGTGCCTGACAAGGGCCTTCTTGAAGAGTTTTTGTCAAGGGGAATAGCCACAAAATCAGAATCCAAAAGCCTGGAGCTTGCGCTCACTCAACACGGTCTGCAAGCGCAGCTGCAGCTTGCAAACCAAAGCTCGGACCAGTCAGGCGGCAAGGGAACCTTTGAAATCAACCAGCTTTCGCGCCAGTTAATCATGTCTGGGCAATGGAAGAACGCGACCTTGAGGAAATACAACATTCTTGAGGATGTGGCAGGCCAGCAGGTTGGAAAAAGGCACGTCATATCCCGCTTTCGCGAAAACATACGCGACATTTTTGCGCAGCTTGGGTTTGAGGAAATGGAGGGAAGCATTGTAGAGTCGTCGTTTTGGAACTTTGACGCACTTTTCCAGCCGCAGGACCATCCAGCCCGGGAGCTTGCCGACACTTTTTATGCAAATCTTGACATGGAGCTTCCTTCGGACAAGGGGCTTGTTGGCAGGGTCGCAAAAAGCCACCAGTCTGGCTGGAAGTATGCCTGGCAGGCTGCCGAGGCAAAAAAAGCAGTTCTCAGGACGCACACTACCGCAGTTTCTGCAAGGCATGTCTCCTGCTGCAAGGGCGCAGGCCCTGGAAAATACTTTTGCGTTGGCAAGGTTTTCAGGAAGGAGGCAACTGATTTCAAGCACCTGGCGGAATTTTTCCAAGTCGAAGGCATAATAGTCTGGGAGAAAGCTACAATGTCCGACCTTTTGGGCATCCTCTCCGAGTTTTACAAAAGAATAGGGTTTGACAAAATCCGCTTCAGGCCGTCATTTTTCCCCTACACGGAGCCCTCGTTTGAAATCGAGGTTTATTTTGAGGACAGGAAGGCCTGGATGGAGCTTGGGGGCGCTGGAATTTTCAGGCCAGAAGTTTCCCTGCCCCTTTGCGGCAGGTATCCGGTTCTTGCCTGGGGCCTTTCACTTGAGCGGCCCCTGATGCTTTTGCACGACATTAAAGACATACGCACTTTTTACCAAAATGAAATCGGCTGGCTGCGCTCGATGCCTTGCCTTGGCACTGCAAAGAACGCTGGAAAGGCAGCTGCCAATAAACCAGGGGCTGAAAAGGCGGCTGCAAAAAAACCGGATGATGCCAAATGAGACCTGCGCAAAAGCTTGCAGTGCTTATTTTTTGCGCAATACTATTAATCGGCTTCATCTATCTCTGGTCGCCTGAACTTAACTTAATGCGCCCAGCCGCGCCTCAAGCAAGCAAGGCGTCAGAACCTGCCGCAGGCACGGCACCCAAAATCACCATTGTTGACTATGGCTATGCTACAGGCCAGCAAGGCCTAGTGCCATTTCAAAGCGTCCAGTTTGTTTCATCTGGCATGTCAGGGGCTTCAGTTGAATCCTATTTTTTTGCCTCCAAACCCCAGTCCCAAGTGCTGCTTTTGGATTACCCTGCAATTGACGCAGACGACTATCCAAGTTTCGCCTCCGCATTTTTGCAGGAGCTTTCCAATTATGGCGTGAAGGCGAGGCACGCCAAGCTAACAAACTCCACAAGGCTTTCAGATTCAATTATTGTCGCCCCTAATGGCGCCTACCCTCAAGTGCTGGCGCTTTTTGAAAAACGGCTTTTGGGCAGCGGCAATTCGATAATATTTGTCGGGCCTGATGCATCCCTGCAGCTCTCGCAAGACGGCTCAATTATCCAGCCGCAAACCCCAGGCAGCGGCCCTTTTGCCTTGCTTTCAAGCAATGCGCAGCCATCAAGGCTTGAGCTAGGCGGCATCCAGGCCCTTGCCCTCCAGGTTCCGGCTCTTCCAGCCCAGTCCGCAAATATGGGCAGCCAAAGCGGCTATTTTGTCTGGGTAAACGGCACAATCAACACACTTGGCGGCCCCAGGCGGGCTGCAGGGGTGCTTTCATCCCTTGCAATCCACCAGCCGTGGCAAAACCAGCGCGTTTATTCCAGAATGGAATTTTCAGGCTCCGCAAGCCAGGCCAAAATCATGTTCCTCCCAAAGCTTCCTCAGGCTCCTAATATTGTGCAGCAAGCGGCCGGAGGGCAGGCATACCTGCACTCTGTTGCCACCTTTGGGTCTGATGGCGGGCTGAAAAAAGGCGCTGTCTGGGATTTGCCTCTCCAGCAACCCCCTGGGGCGGTTGCCATCAGGGAGCGCGCGTTTCCAAATGAAATCCTGCAAGCCTCATTCAGGTTTTATGCCAACAACTCAAAACCAGTCCTTCTTGACCTGACTTATTCGCTCGTGTCAGCGCAAGGCGAAGTTTCAAGGGTAAGTGCAGGCAAGGGGCAAGTCAAGCAGGTCCTTTTTGGAAGCGCTGCTATAAACGCCCCAGGCGTGCCTGGCGATTATCTTGTCGTGCTTTCGGACCAGTATGGCAGGCGGCTTGGGAATGGCCGGCTCCATGTTTCCAACATGTCAATAAGCACTCTCCCAGTTGCGCAAAACGTGTTTGTGTTAAATGCGACTGTTGATTCGCTTCCGGTTGACTCTTATGTAACTGTCTGGAAGGAAGGCTCTAATGCAAAGGGCACATATCCGCTAAGCAATGGCATATCAACAATAAGCGCCAGGCTTGAGCCGGGCAATAACGCCTTTTATGCCTCTTTGCTTGGCCAGACGCGAAGGTTTGAAGTGCTTGCCCCACAAAATCCCCAAAACCTTGCCTATCTGGCGGTTTTTGGCGCAGTTTTCCTTGCAACAGCCTTTTACTTTGGCTCAAAAAAGAAAAAAGACAAAATCACCATTTATCTGCCTGAAGGAGACGCGGAAAACACAAGTGGCGGCCAGAAACGCCATGTCATGCAGGTAGGTTTTAAGGAGCTGAGGCGGGCGTTTGCGGTTGGGGCAAGAAAGCTTGGATTTTCCCAACAGCTTCCGGTGCTCTCGGCATTTGAGGCAAGGCTTGCGCTTTGCAGCAGCCTGGCGCGGGGGAAAACACTGCGCTCAACCCAGTCAAACGTTGAATCCCTGCTTGGGCATTTTGTTTTAGCCAAAAAGGCAGCTTGCCATTTGGGCTACTATTGCATCTGCCCAAAAAAATTCAGCCAGAGAAATTTCGAAGGCCTTGTGGCGCAGCGCATTGCAAGGGACGGGCTTGTGGCCCACGGAAGGGCATGCAGGCAAAAGGGCCGGCTTTTGGAGATTGGCAAAACAGCGCTTGCAAGCCCGCACCAATGCATTGACAAACTCGGAATTCTTGCAGGAAAATACAAAAAAATCATAATCGTGTTTTCACAAGAAAATGAGCTTGCCAAATTCGCTGAAGAATACGGGATAGGGTTTGGCCCCAAGGCCTCATTTGACGCTGCAGCAAAAACAAGTGCGAGCGCAAAAACGGATGCAGGCGCAAAAACAACAGGCGCAAAACAAGGCAGGCCGGGCCACTTCGCTTTGTCCAAACAAGCCAAATCCATTCTGTCCAGGCAAGCCAAGATTGCAAGAAGGCTTTTTATCCAAGGAAGGCTGCATCTGGCTTTGGCAGCGCGGGCGTGGGAGCTTTGCTAGCTGACAATGGCAAACAACTTATTATTTTGCCAAGGGCTGCGCTTGCATCAATCCTGCTCCTGTTTTTTGCATCAGGCTGCCTTTTTGCGCTTTCACGGCCTGCCTACCAGGACATGTTTCTTGGCATTGAAAATTCCTCACTTGCAAGGCTCAATTCGCTTTCAGGCACAAGCCAGAATATTTTTGGCATACAGGAAAACCCGCCGCCTGTAAAATTCTTCTTTGCAAGGCTTTTGTACCCTCTTCCGTCTGTAAACGGGGCATCTAGCTCCAGCTTTCCGCCTTCAATTGCCTGGCTGTGGGGCGACTCACACGAGGCTTTTGGAATACATTCTCGTCCAAGGGCGCACCCGGACTGCCCGGAGGACTCAATAACTTACGCCCAGCTTGCGCCGCCAGCCTATTCGTTCGCCTTTTCTTTTGAAGCCCTGAGTTACTCGCCTTTGGCCGTGCAAACAAGCACTTTGCGAAAGCTTGAGTTTTCAGCGCCCCCTAGCGCCTTGCTCAAAGTGCCTTTTTCGCACACTGAGCTTGAGGGCATGCGGCCTGGCAAAAATCCAGCCCAGCGTCCAATACTTGCCGTTTCTGTTGACTCGTCTGCAACCTACAGCTACAAGGCAATTGAGCAGAGGCACTCCTACAGCTGCGCCTATTTTCCAGACGGCTCAAAGGGGTGCGGCTGCACAAAAAGCACAATTTCAAGCATCATCTCCCCTTCTTTTTCCGACAAGTCAAACCTTTCAATCCCAATCGAGTCAGGCCCGGTTCTTTTTTCAGTCTTGCGGCCTGCGCTTCTTGCCACTGATTTGGAAAATGAAACTCTTCTCATCCTTATTTTTTCCAATCGGAACCTTTCTTACATCGCAGGC
The Candidatus Parvarchaeota archaeon DNA segment above includes these coding regions:
- a CDS encoding phenylalanine--tRNA ligase subunit alpha, with amino-acid sequence MRDSQKLHEVIFVQKPEHFPSQLHQLEKRLLSALSQSHQGMPACASAAGLLPDEASRAAIWLEEKGLVSIKRHSAISYGLSCEGGQFLSAGLPELRVVQKAINGAGIGSLDEQEKKIGISWAKRKGWISLQGGAVSPTSQGMEALKSGSLQDSLRQIQQGRVPDKGLLEEFLSRGIATKSESKSLELALTQHGLQAQLQLANQSSDQSGGKGTFEINQLSRQLIMSGQWKNATLRKYNILEDVAGQQVGKRHVISRFRENIRDIFAQLGFEEMEGSIVESSFWNFDALFQPQDHPARELADTFYANLDMELPSDKGLVGRVAKSHQSGWKYAWQAAEAKKAVLRTHTTAVSARHVSCCKGAGPGKYFCVGKVFRKEATDFKHLAEFFQVEGIIVWEKATMSDLLGILSEFYKRIGFDKIRFRPSFFPYTEPSFEIEVYFEDRKAWMELGGAGIFRPEVSLPLCGRYPVLAWGLSLERPLMLLHDIKDIRTFYQNEIGWLRSMPCLGTAKNAGKAAANKPGAEKAAAKKPDDAK